A window from Cryobacterium sp. PAMC25264 encodes these proteins:
- a CDS encoding ATP-dependent DNA ligase yields MGRFVYNSTLNILLDDEELSHLQAVIGAKFRLQQSFYFSWTRPANTGEYRSTIWLTPHIPLQFHYRRALGAALDRDRINEMYAQANSPGGLLLVIDP; encoded by the coding sequence ATGGGCCGGTTCGTCTACAACTCGACGCTCAACATCCTGCTGGACGATGAGGAGCTCAGCCACCTGCAGGCCGTCATCGGCGCCAAGTTCCGCCTCCAACAGTCGTTCTACTTCTCCTGGACCCGCCCGGCCAACACCGGCGAGTACCGGTCCACAATCTGGCTCACGCCGCACATCCCCCTGCAGTTCCACTACCGGCGGGCGCTCGGCGCAGCCCTGGACCGGGACCGGATCAACGAGATGTACGCCCAGGCGAACAGCCCGGGTGGCCTGCTGCTGGTCATCGACCCCTGA
- a CDS encoding helix-turn-helix transcriptional regulator: MFANRASVPSELDEPPLILYSARGQGVMWQTENPVTVAAVSALLGRTRTALLLALAEPASSTELGLRFGVSASAVNQHLRALRDGGLVTSTRYGHSMLYFRSELGAALIDHH, encoded by the coding sequence ATGTTCGCCAACCGCGCGTCGGTGCCCTCGGAGCTCGATGAGCCGCCGTTGATCCTCTACTCCGCGCGCGGCCAGGGCGTGATGTGGCAGACGGAGAATCCCGTCACCGTGGCCGCGGTCTCGGCGCTCCTCGGTCGAACCCGCACGGCCCTGCTCCTGGCACTGGCCGAACCGGCGTCATCCACCGAACTCGGCCTGCGGTTCGGGGTGTCGGCATCCGCCGTCAACCAGCACCTGCGCGCGTTGCGGGACGGGGGACTGGTCACGTCCACCCGCTATGGCCACAGCATGCTGTATTTCCGCAGTGAATTGGGTGCGGCGCTAATCGATCATCACTGA
- a CDS encoding DUF5937 family protein — protein sequence MLRYELSEADVGDIKFGVSPLCEMGLSLRALTEPGRYPLQSAWLARTASARAGADTAVLLALIDERLWTPDFLNPRPSSPLTRLPDELAALGRRDPRLVLGQLEKLHGRVPQPFRGDPAAALRLIVTVLADYWERAFAPHWPRMRSILQADIVHRGRRVAQSGLAVMLNELAPEMSFADNVVSVKNREVNTRVVAAEGRVSPSCPPCSPTARRCPRSSMSRR from the coding sequence ATGTTGCGATACGAGTTGAGCGAGGCCGATGTCGGCGACATCAAGTTCGGGGTGTCCCCGCTCTGCGAGATGGGCCTGTCGTTGCGGGCACTTACGGAACCCGGACGGTATCCGCTGCAGTCGGCCTGGCTGGCCCGCACGGCGTCGGCCCGGGCAGGAGCCGACACCGCCGTGCTGCTCGCCCTCATCGACGAGAGGCTCTGGACCCCCGACTTCCTCAACCCGCGCCCGAGTTCCCCGCTCACCCGGCTGCCCGACGAGCTGGCCGCTCTCGGACGCCGCGATCCCCGGCTGGTGCTCGGCCAGCTGGAAAAGCTGCACGGACGCGTGCCCCAGCCGTTCAGGGGCGACCCCGCTGCGGCGCTGCGGTTGATCGTGACGGTGTTGGCGGACTACTGGGAGCGCGCGTTCGCACCGCACTGGCCGCGGATGCGCAGCATTCTGCAGGCCGACATCGTGCACCGCGGCCGCCGGGTGGCCCAGAGCGGCCTCGCCGTGATGCTCAACGAGCTCGCACCGGAGATGAGCTTCGCCGACAACGTCGTGTCGGTGAAGAACCGCGAGGTCAACACCCGGGTCGTCGCCGCTGAGGGCCGGGTGTCACCCTCGTGCCCACCATGTTCGCCAACCGCGCGTCGGTGCCCTCGGAGCTCGATGAGCCGCCGTTGA